The following are encoded in a window of Lacinutrix sp. WUR7 genomic DNA:
- a CDS encoding tetratricopeptide repeat protein, producing the protein MKKQVIIALALSISAFSFGQKKELKTAEKAIKNNDFSVAKSILDQAESMLSSMDDKSKDKFYYLKGKALYANGAGSDADLDLAIENFDKVNSAYKVEIGDVKQDLINTLLTNSNSQYTSGKYLEAVKGFEKLYKLIPTDTTYLYYAASSAITGKDFDSAVKNYEKLLNLGYTGITKQFVATDVETGEVEVFAEAQRDLFVKSGAYIKPAERFSESKRGEIVKNLAFIYLNNGESEKALTAVKAAREMDPTDSNLILSEANLYYKNGDKEKYKALIEEAIQLDPNNTDLIFNLGVVAADNGEMDKAKEYYTKVISLDPENVNAQTNMAALILGEENALIEEMNGLGTSNADNLRYDELKAKRTGLYNNAVPYLEAVLKVQPKNMEVAKTLLNIYGAIGDTTKEKSIKALIDSLAN; encoded by the coding sequence ATGAAAAAACAAGTAATTATAGCTTTAGCACTATCTATCAGTGCGTTTTCTTTTGGACAGAAAAAAGAGCTTAAAACTGCAGAGAAAGCAATCAAGAATAATGATTTCTCTGTAGCAAAATCTATTTTAGATCAAGCAGAATCTATGCTGTCTAGTATGGATGATAAATCTAAAGACAAGTTTTATTACCTAAAAGGTAAAGCGCTTTATGCTAATGGGGCTGGTAGTGATGCAGATTTAGATTTGGCTATTGAGAATTTTGACAAAGTAAATAGTGCTTATAAAGTAGAAATAGGTGATGTAAAACAAGATTTAATCAATACACTTTTAACAAACTCTAATAGCCAGTATACTTCTGGTAAATATTTAGAAGCTGTAAAAGGTTTTGAAAAACTGTACAAACTTATTCCTACAGATACTACTTATTTATATTATGCTGCTTCTAGTGCTATTACAGGAAAAGATTTTGATTCTGCTGTAAAAAACTATGAGAAATTATTAAACTTAGGTTATACAGGAATCACAAAACAATTTGTTGCAACAGATGTTGAAACCGGAGAAGTAGAAGTGTTTGCTGAAGCTCAAAGAGATTTGTTTGTTAAATCTGGTGCTTATATTAAACCTGCGGAAAGATTTTCGGAATCTAAAAGAGGTGAAATAGTGAAAAATCTTGCATTTATTTACTTAAACAATGGAGAATCTGAAAAAGCGTTAACTGCTGTTAAAGCGGCAAGAGAAATGGATCCTACAGATTCAAATTTAATTTTATCTGAAGCTAATTTATATTACAAAAATGGAGATAAGGAAAAATACAAAGCATTAATTGAAGAAGCAATTCAGTTAGATCCAAATAACACCGATTTAATATTTAATTTAGGAGTTGTTGCTGCAGATAATGGAGAAATGGATAAAGCAAAAGAATACTATACGAAAGTGATTTCTTTAGACCCAGAAAATGTAAATGCACAAACCAATATGGCGGCATTAATATTAGGTGAAGAAAATGCATTAATTGAAGAGATGAATGGTTTAGGTACGTCTAACGCAGATAATTTACGTTACGATGAATTAAAAGCAAAACGTACAGGTCTTTATAATAATGCTGTACCTTATTTAGAAGCTGTTTTAAAAGTACAACCTAAAAATATGGAAGTAGCTAAAACACTATTAAATATTTATGGTGCGATTGGTGATACAACAAAAGAAAAATCAATTAAAGCTTTAATTGATTCTTTAGCGAATTAA
- the gyrA gene encoding DNA gyrase subunit A, which yields MAEGEKLIPINIEDEMKSAYIDYSMSVIVSRALPDVRDGLKPVHRRVLYGMHELGVRATGAHKKSARIVGEVLGKYHPHGDTSVYDAMVRMAQEWSLRYMLVDGQGNFGSVDGDSPAAMRYTEARMRKISEDMLADIDKETVDHKLNFDDTLEEPTVLPTRIPGLLVNGASGIAVGMATNMPPHNLTEVVDGIMAYIDNKDIEIDELMQHIKAPDFPTGGTIYGYDGVKEAFHTGRGRIVMRAKAIIEEVQGRECVIVTEIPYQVNKADMIKKTADLVNEKKLEGISTIRDESDRNGMRIVYVLKRDAIPNIVLNKLFKYTALQSSFSVNNIALVNGRPQMLNLKELIHYFVEHRHDVVVRRTTYELRKAEERAHILEGLIIASDNIDEVIKIIRASSNGDEARANLIARFELSEIQAKAIVEMRLRQLTGLEQDKLRAEYEEIMKTIIDLKDILDKKERRMDIIKEELAVVKDKYGDDRRSVIEYAGGDLSIEDMIPDAKVVITISHAGYIKRTSLSEYKTQNRGGVGQKASTTRNEDFLEHLFVGTNHQYMLFFTQKGKCFWMRVYEIPEGSKTSKGRAIQNLINIEQDDKVMAFICTQDLKDEEYINSNYVIMATKKGQVKKTSLEQYSRPRTNGINAITIKEGDELLEAKLTTGESQVMLALKSGKAIRFEEAKTRPMGRNASGVRGIRLQDEKTDEVIGMIAVDDMESNILVVSENGYGKRSSLEDYRITNRGGKGVKTISITEKTGNLVAIKNVTDTDDLMIINKSGIAIRMAVKDLRVMGRATQGVKLINLKGKDSIAAVAKVMQDEDEVELDEDGNVIIPEATETIGDDEDGTTIDISEEEE from the coding sequence ATGGCAGAAGGAGAAAAACTCATTCCTATTAACATTGAAGATGAAATGAAATCGGCTTACATTGACTATTCAATGTCAGTCATTGTGTCACGTGCTTTACCAGACGTTAGAGATGGTTTAAAGCCAGTACATAGACGTGTACTTTACGGTATGCACGAACTAGGTGTTCGAGCAACTGGTGCACACAAAAAATCTGCAAGAATAGTTGGTGAGGTTTTAGGAAAGTATCATCCGCATGGAGATACTTCGGTTTATGATGCAATGGTGCGTATGGCTCAAGAATGGAGTTTACGTTATATGTTGGTAGATGGTCAAGGTAATTTTGGTTCTGTGGATGGAGATAGTCCGGCAGCAATGCGTTATACAGAAGCACGTATGCGTAAAATATCTGAGGACATGTTGGCAGATATTGACAAAGAAACAGTAGATCATAAATTAAACTTTGATGATACTTTAGAAGAACCAACCGTTTTACCAACGCGTATTCCAGGGCTTTTAGTAAACGGAGCATCTGGTATTGCAGTAGGTATGGCTACAAACATGCCGCCACACAACTTAACCGAAGTTGTGGATGGTATTATGGCTTATATTGATAATAAAGACATTGAGATTGATGAGTTGATGCAACACATTAAAGCACCAGATTTTCCTACAGGAGGAACCATTTATGGTTATGATGGTGTTAAAGAAGCTTTTCATACTGGAAGAGGTCGTATTGTTATGCGTGCTAAAGCTATTATAGAAGAAGTACAAGGTAGAGAATGTGTTATTGTAACCGAAATTCCATACCAAGTTAACAAAGCAGACATGATTAAAAAGACTGCAGATTTAGTTAACGAAAAGAAACTAGAAGGAATCTCTACAATTAGAGATGAATCGGATAGAAACGGAATGCGAATTGTATACGTTTTAAAGCGTGATGCAATTCCGAATATTGTACTTAATAAACTATTTAAATATACCGCATTACAATCTTCATTTAGTGTAAATAATATTGCACTTGTAAATGGAAGACCTCAAATGTTAAACTTAAAAGAGTTAATTCATTATTTTGTTGAGCATAGACATGACGTGGTTGTTAGAAGAACTACTTATGAATTACGCAAAGCGGAAGAAAGAGCACATATTTTAGAAGGTTTAATAATTGCTTCCGATAATATTGATGAAGTTATAAAAATTATTAGAGCATCTTCTAATGGAGATGAAGCAAGAGCCAATTTAATAGCGCGTTTTGAACTTTCAGAAATACAAGCAAAGGCAATTGTTGAAATGCGTCTTCGTCAATTAACCGGACTAGAGCAAGATAAGCTTAGAGCGGAGTACGAAGAAATCATGAAAACGATTATCGATTTAAAAGATATCCTAGACAAAAAAGAACGTCGTATGGATATCATTAAAGAAGAATTAGCTGTAGTTAAAGATAAATATGGTGATGATCGTCGTTCTGTGATTGAATATGCCGGAGGAGATTTAAGTATTGAAGATATGATTCCAGATGCAAAGGTAGTAATTACCATTTCGCATGCTGGTTATATTAAACGTACATCACTTAGCGAATACAAAACACAAAATAGAGGAGGTGTTGGTCAAAAAGCATCCACTACAAGAAATGAAGATTTCTTAGAGCATTTATTTGTGGGTACAAACCATCAGTACATGTTATTCTTTACACAAAAAGGAAAATGTTTCTGGATGCGTGTTTATGAAATTCCTGAAGGAAGTAAAACTTCTAAAGGTAGAGCAATTCAAAACCTTATAAACATCGAACAAGATGATAAGGTAATGGCATTTATTTGTACACAAGATTTAAAAGACGAAGAATACATAAATAGTAATTATGTAATCATGGCTACTAAAAAAGGACAAGTTAAAAAGACTTCTTTAGAGCAATATTCTCGTCCTAGAACAAACGGAATTAACGCAATTACTATTAAAGAAGGGGATGAGTTACTAGAAGCGAAACTTACTACTGGAGAAAGTCAAGTAATGTTAGCACTTAAATCTGGTAAAGCAATTCGTTTTGAAGAAGCGAAAACAAGACCAATGGGAAGAAATGCTTCTGGTGTTCGTGGTATTCGTTTGCAAGACGAAAAAACCGACGAAGTTATAGGTATGATTGCCGTAGATGATATGGAAAGTAATATTCTTGTGGTTTCAGAAAATGGGTATGGGAAACGTTCTAGTTTAGAAGACTACAGAATTACCAATCGTGGAGGAAAAGGTGTAAAAACTATTTCAATTACAGAAAAAACAGGTAACTTAGTAGCAATCAAGAATGTAACAGATACAGATGATCTAATGATTATTAATAAATCGGGTATTGCTATTAGAATGGCAGTAAAAGATTTAAGAGTAATGGGTAGAGCGACACAAGGAGTTAAACTTATTAATTTAAAAGGAAAAGACTCTATTGCAGCAGTAGCAAAAGTAATGCAAGATGAAGACGAAGTAGAATTGGATGAAGATGGAAATGTAATTATTCCGGAAGCTACCGAAACTATTGGTGATGATGAAGATGGCACAACTATTGATATTAGTGAAGAAGAAGAATAA
- a CDS encoding ATP-dependent Clp protease ATP-binding subunit, whose product MDDNFSPRVKDVIAFSKEEALRLGHDFIGTEHLMLGLLRDGNGKAINILNALDIDLNHLRRKVEILSPANPNVAVASNEKKNLHLTRQAERALKTTFLEAKLFQSTSINTAHLLLCILRNENDPTTKLLNKLKVDYDNVKEQFKFMITNDDNYIEPKAEFPDDDTSSEDASKDIFNTPPTGGKANKKSKTPVLDNFGRDLTAMAEEGKLDPVVGREKEIERVSQILSRRKKNNPLLIGEPGVGKSAIAEGLANRIVSKKVSRILFNKRVVTLDLASLVAGTKYRGQFEERMKAVMNELEKNDDIILFIDEIHTIVGAGGATGSLDASNMFKPALARGEIQCVGATTLDEYRQYIEKDGALERRFQKVIVEPTTVEETIEILNNIKGKYEEHHNVEYTDEAIAACVKLTNRYMTERFLPDKAIDALDEAGSRVHITNIEVPKQILELEKQLEEVKKTKSSVVKKQKYEEAAKLRDDEKRIEKDLAIAQEKWEEDTKLHREIVSEDNVADVVSMMTGIPVNRIAQKESNKLAELPELIKGKVIGQDEAVAKVVKAIQRNRAGLKDPNKPIGSFIFLGQTGVGKTQLAKVLAKELFDSEDSLIRIDMSEYMEKFAISRLVGAPPGYVGYEEGGQLTEKVRRKPYSVILLDEIEKAHPDVFNMMLQVLDDGYLTDSLGRKIDFRNSIIIMTSNIGSRKLKDFGTGVGFGTASQKSQEDANARGVIENALKKAFAPEFLNRIDDVVVFNALEKEDINKIIDIELEKLLVRIKDLGYTLKLSKAAKDYIADKGFDKQYGARPLKRAIQKYVEDTLAEEIINSQLVEGDKIMMDLDKENNELKIEIEKAEKPAES is encoded by the coding sequence ATGGATGATAATTTTTCACCAAGAGTAAAAGATGTAATTGCATTTAGCAAAGAGGAAGCATTGCGCTTAGGCCATGATTTTATAGGTACTGAGCACTTAATGCTTGGTTTATTAAGAGATGGTAATGGCAAAGCTATTAACATATTAAACGCTTTAGATATTGACTTAAATCATTTAAGGCGTAAAGTTGAGATTTTAAGTCCTGCAAATCCAAATGTTGCAGTGGCTTCTAACGAAAAGAAAAACCTACATCTTACTAGACAAGCAGAACGTGCTTTAAAAACCACCTTTTTAGAGGCTAAATTATTTCAAAGTACGTCGATTAACACTGCACATTTATTACTGTGCATTCTTAGAAATGAAAACGATCCTACTACAAAACTTTTAAATAAGTTGAAAGTGGATTATGATAACGTTAAAGAACAATTTAAATTTATGATTACAAACGATGATAATTATATAGAACCAAAAGCAGAATTTCCAGATGATGATACTTCTTCGGAAGATGCTTCGAAAGATATTTTTAATACGCCTCCTACTGGCGGAAAAGCAAACAAGAAATCTAAAACACCCGTTTTGGATAACTTTGGTCGCGATTTAACAGCTATGGCAGAAGAAGGAAAACTAGATCCTGTTGTTGGTAGAGAAAAAGAAATTGAAAGAGTTTCACAGATTTTAAGTCGTAGAAAAAAGAATAATCCATTACTTATTGGAGAACCTGGTGTTGGTAAATCTGCAATCGCAGAAGGATTAGCGAACAGAATTGTAAGCAAAAAAGTATCTCGCATTCTTTTTAACAAACGTGTTGTAACTCTTGATTTGGCTAGCTTAGTTGCTGGAACAAAATACAGAGGACAGTTTGAAGAACGCATGAAAGCGGTTATGAATGAGCTAGAAAAGAATGATGATATTATTCTTTTTATTGACGAAATTCATACCATTGTTGGCGCTGGTGGAGCAACTGGAAGCTTAGATGCTTCTAATATGTTTAAACCTGCATTAGCACGAGGAGAAATACAATGTGTTGGTGCAACCACTTTAGATGAATACAGACAATACATTGAAAAAGATGGCGCTTTAGAACGTCGTTTTCAAAAAGTAATTGTGGAGCCTACAACGGTGGAAGAAACGATTGAGATTCTTAACAATATTAAAGGTAAATACGAAGAACATCACAACGTAGAATATACAGATGAAGCTATTGCAGCTTGTGTGAAGCTTACCAATAGATACATGACAGAACGCTTTTTACCAGATAAAGCAATTGATGCTTTAGATGAAGCTGGATCTCGTGTACACATAACAAATATAGAAGTACCTAAGCAAATTCTGGAGTTAGAAAAACAACTAGAAGAAGTTAAGAAAACTAAATCTTCAGTAGTTAAAAAACAAAAATACGAGGAAGCTGCAAAGTTACGTGATGACGAAAAACGCATAGAAAAAGACCTTGCTATTGCCCAAGAAAAATGGGAAGAAGACACCAAATTACATCGTGAAATTGTTAGCGAAGATAACGTTGCAGATGTAGTTTCTATGATGACTGGTATTCCTGTAAACAGAATCGCTCAAAAAGAGAGTAATAAACTTGCCGAATTACCAGAACTTATAAAAGGAAAAGTAATTGGTCAAGACGAAGCTGTAGCAAAGGTTGTTAAAGCAATTCAACGTAATCGTGCAGGACTTAAAGATCCAAATAAGCCAATTGGTTCGTTTATATTTTTAGGACAAACAGGTGTTGGTAAAACCCAATTAGCTAAAGTTTTAGCTAAAGAATTATTTGACTCTGAAGATTCTTTAATTAGAATAGACATGAGCGAATACATGGAGAAATTTGCAATATCTAGACTTGTTGGAGCACCTCCAGGATACGTAGGTTATGAAGAAGGCGGACAACTTACCGAAAAAGTAAGACGCAAACCTTATTCTGTAATTTTATTAGATGAAATTGAAAAAGCACATCCAGATGTTTTTAACATGATGCTCCAAGTTTTAGATGATGGATACTTAACAGATAGCCTTGGTAGAAAAATTGATTTTAGAAATTCAATTATAATCATGACTTCTAATATTGGTTCTAGAAAATTGAAAGATTTTGGAACTGGAGTTGGTTTTGGTACTGCTTCGCAAAAATCTCAAGAAGATGCGAATGCAAGAGGTGTTATTGAAAATGCCCTTAAAAAAGCATTTGCTCCAGAATTTTTAAATAGAATTGATGATGTAGTAGTATTTAATGCTTTAGAAAAAGAAGACATTAATAAAATTATTGATATTGAATTAGAAAAACTTCTTGTAAGAATAAAAGACCTTGGTTATACTTTAAAATTAAGCAAAGCTGCCAAGGATTATATTGCAGATAAAGGGTTTGACAAACAATATGGAGCTAGACCTTTAAAACGTGCAATTCAAAAGTATGTAGAAGATACTTTAGCTGAAGAAATTATTAACTCACAATTAGTAGAAGGTGATAAAATAATGATGGATTTAGATAAAGAAAATAATGAATTAAAAATTGAAATTGAAAAAGCTGAAAAGCCAGCAGAATCATAA